The following proteins are co-located in the Bacteroidia bacterium genome:
- the nadD gene encoding nicotinate (nicotinamide) nucleotide adenylyltransferase, with protein MKIGLLFGSFNPIHVGHMVIANYMLEFTDLERLWIVVSPHNPLKEKKGLLANNHRFALVQEAIGDHPKMKASKIEFNLPQPSYTINTLTYLKEKHPKDEFVLIMGSDNLNTFHKWKNYESILENYQLYIYPRPNEVGDDLKNHPNVKITEAPLMDISSSFIREAIRNKKNVSHFMPEPVARYVQEMNFYKK; from the coding sequence ATGAAAATTGGACTTCTTTTCGGATCCTTCAACCCCATTCACGTTGGACACATGGTGATTGCCAATTACATGTTGGAATTTACCGATTTGGAACGCTTGTGGATTGTTGTTTCTCCGCATAATCCGCTGAAAGAAAAAAAAGGATTGTTAGCGAACAATCATCGCTTTGCCTTGGTACAAGAAGCAATTGGAGATCATCCAAAAATGAAAGCAAGTAAGATAGAATTTAATTTACCGCAGCCTTCATACACGATAAATACTCTTACCTATTTAAAAGAAAAACATCCAAAAGATGAATTTGTGTTGATTATGGGCAGCGATAATTTGAATACGTTTCATAAATGGAAAAATTACGAAAGCATTTTAGAAAATTATCAGCTATACATTTATCCGCGCCCCAACGAAGTTGGAGATGATTTAAAAAATCATCCGAACGTAAAAATAACGGAAGCGCCGCTCATGGATATTTCTTCTTCTTTTATAAGAGAAGCCATTCGGAATAAAAAAAATGTCTCTCATTTTATGCCCGAACCCGTTGCACGTTACGTGCAGGAAATGAATTTCTACAAAAAATAA